A window from Toxoplasma gondii ME49 chromosome IX, whole genome shotgun sequence encodes these proteins:
- a CDS encoding hypothetical protein (encoded by transcript TGME49_289090) codes for MSLFAVACAQHEDSPVFFSLFLCSSQCYSPFNSQHECYSSGHLGILIACFRATQRDSVFCEFHLPAPLPVHENEPDSQLCNLKIPHSFLVIYPVFLFSVSRQFATTHQCALSATRCDFLVARSCWSRSVLTEEGTATFLDWNAVVHSYRENTYTGFQSGSL; via the coding sequence ATGAGTCTTTTCGcggttgcatgcgcgcagcATGAGGACTCACCGGTATTTTTTTCGTtatttctctgctcttcgcaATGTTATTCGCCTTTTAACTCTCAACATGAATGCTACTCGTCGGGACATCTCGGTATTTTGATCGCGTGTTTTCGCGCAACGCAGCGCGACTCGGTCTTCTGTGAGTTTCACTTGCCAGCGCCGCTACCTGTCCATGAAAACGAACCAGACAGCCAACTTTGCAACTTGAAGATTCCCCATTCCTTTTTAGTAATTTATCCGGTCTTTCTTTTTAGTGTCTCTCGGCAGTTTGCGACTACTCACCAGTGCGCTTTGTCCGCTACCAGGTGTGACTTTCTCGTAGCTCGTTCTTGTTGGTCTCGTTCCGTTCTCacggaagaaggaacggcTACTTTCCTTGATTGGAACGCGGTCGTGCACAGTTATCGGGAAAATACGTACACTGGATTTCAAAGTGGAAGCCTTTAG
- a CDS encoding hypothetical protein (encoded by transcript TGME49_289100) — MSFTHAPLLDTDACLEFLNALEYGKAHPVHELQDCATAEYVWGALHEIYPAWFDESLHPSKFPNAQEALSQILYYLDEFHENKYSGDFSVITGHLDAFLKGDPSLILKTHEFILLAAVNGDSQQIIAKIMAMSQPTQEIIQAIIQQYADADNGSSNDTPTNFSRMASEAAAARREPSIADDLGLGRSSSAVGGHLAPVLQKVQDELSQIKAELRKTKNALTESESQRETLSDKLQLAEKEREEEKTKRMVLEQQLSAKKDVLVKDFTEQIEDSDKQRAKLKEELENEKKERKKADEKNRAVVAELKEEMDLLKQEARRVSTLEVQVQNYKTKLTEMAALKEKMTQLELQNKAYMDRIVEGEADSVGALGLRKQIDSYKERVADVEERLSSMTAEKEALSNLKEEVEKQLSAAEKKLEVKELEVAQLEAKIEAKDFEISSLNDKIKELDKNKGRDIAEELANMAKKNKADGVDTAARIAELSNEVDDLKRVKQRLEKNAAAYVAQIAFLQKELTVGCASAADAQKLQDLVEKTAKQEEEIKQLRESKDDMAKQMMEALSKHEKGSGGDETSAAKVAMLETQLEFEKKQASMREDIVRAKVEKEMENVHSTLKNQLQLRERESNFYRKAVEENAESSKKEMKLLSSVLYDLGLRFHRLQAYCDQLKNENEAIQLRVRLHQQSNASMADSIATDSVTPREA, encoded by the exons ATGTCTTTCACTCACGCGCCCTTGCTCGACACGGATGCGTGTCTGGAGTTCCTAAACGCTCTAGAATACGGGAAAGCGCATCCCGTCCACGAGCTGCAAGACTGCGCGACTGCCGAGTATGTCTGGGGCGCGCTCCACGAAATTTACCCTGCCTGGTTTGACGAGTCTCTTCACCCGTCAAAGTTCCCCAATGCCCAG GAGGCGCTGTCTCAGATCCTCTATTACCTCGATGAATTTCACGAAAATAAATACTCTGGAGATTTCAGTGTCATCACAGGACATCTCGACGCTTTCCTCAAAGGCGATCCCTCACTC ATTTTGAAAACGCACGAATTCATCTTGCTCGCGGCAGTGAATGGAGACTCCCAGCAAATCATCGCAAAAATCATGGCTATGTCCCAGCCTACTCAAGAAATCATTCAGGCGATAATCCAACAATATGCAGATGCAGAT AACGGATCGTCGAACGATACTCCTACGAACTTTAGCCGCATGGCCTCTGAGGCGGCAGCGGCGAGACGGGAGCCTTCGATTGCAGACGACCTCGGGCTCGGTCGGTCCTCAAGCGCGGTTGGAGGCCACTTGGCCCCGGTTCTCCAAAAGGTTCAGGATGAGCTTTCGCAGATAAAGGCGGAACTTcgcaagacgaagaacgcgcTCACGGAAAGCGAAagccagagagaaacgctgtCGGACAAACTCCAGTTGgccgagaaggaacgagaagaagaaaaaacaaaacgCATGGTTTTAGAGCAGCAGCTCTCGGCGAAGAAGGATGTCCTGGTG AAAGACTTCACAGAGCAGATCGAGGATTCggacaaacagagagcgaagctGAAGGAGGAACTGGAG aatgaaaaaaaagagaggaagaaggcggatGAGAAGAACCGCGCCGTTGTTGCAGA ACTCAAAGAAGAAATGGATCTCTTGAAGCAGGAGGCTCGTCGCGTGTCCACGCTAGAAGTTCAGGTGCAAAACTACAAGACGAAACTGACCGAAATGGCGGCCCTGAAGGAGAAAATGACTCAACTCGAACTTCAGAACAAG GCTTACATGGACCGAATTGTTGAGGGCGAGGCCGACAGCGTCGGAGCTTTGGGATTGAGGAAGCAGATCGATTCGTACAAGGAGCGTGTCGCAG atgtggAGGAGCGACTCAGTTCGATGActgcggagaaggaggcgctTTCGAATCTcaaagaagaagtcgagaaacaactttctgcagcagaaaagaagct GGAGGTGAAGGAGCTGGAGGTCGCACAGTTGGAGGCGAAAATCGAGGCGAAGGACTTTGAAATTTCCTCACTCAACGACAAAATCAAGGAACTCGA CAAGAACAAGGGCCGGGATATCGCAGAGGAGTTGGCGAACATGGCCAAAAAGAACAAGGCAGATGGTGTAGACACTGCAGCTCGAATCGCTGAG cTGTCCAATGAAGTCGATGACTTGAAACGCGTGAAGCAACgtctggagaagaacgctgCGGCTTATGTAGCACAGATCGCCTTTTTGCAGAAGGAATTGACAGTTGGGTGTGCGAGTGCGGCCGATGCCCAGAAGCTGCAAGACCTGGTGGAGAAGACTgcgaagcaggaagaggaaatCAAGCAACTCAGAGAG AGCAAAGATGACATGGCGAAGCAAATGATGGAGGCTTTGAGCAAACACGAGAAAGGCTCCGGTGGCGACGAGACATCGGCG GCGAAGGTCGCGATGCTGGAGACGCAGCTCGAGTttgagaagaagcaggccTCTATGCGGGAAGATATCGTCCGAGCCAAGGTCGAGAAGGAAATGGAGAATGTCCACTCGACTTTGAAGAATCAACTGCAACTccgagagcgcgagagcaATTTCTACAGAAAGGCTGT agaggagaatgCGGAGAGTAGCAAAAAGGAAATGAAgctgctttcctctgtcctctACGACCTTGGACTGCGGTTTCACCGTCTGCAGGCGTACTGCGACCAactgaaaaacgaaaacgaagccATCCAGCTCAG AGTTCGACTACACCAGCAGAGCAACGCGTCGATGGCCGACTCGATTGCGACAGATTCTGTCACACCTCGGGAGGCGTGA
- a CDS encoding HEAT repeat-containing protein (encoded by transcript TGME49_289080) has product MSLSPLMASTGPLLDRASAGMRALINIVSKSECQYFEEGHFNAAQVKKELQDASVESKVTAMKRLLAAHAGGADVSALLPEVVKAIAVPDLELKRLVYLFLIQYAEGNRDLALLSINSFQKDLTDRNQVVRAAALKALASIRLLEVVQLLVISLKRAAADCSPFVRRTAAQCVVKVFALDQDQFEELKSIVLTLLADVEVSVVGAALIAFRELCLRHSHLLLHEGESHPDDREQYLECTYTPTGENGGLRTATPRTPLPVPGLEAADQGKDAREFRGQAAALALLHGHYRRLQKCLLQLEPFTQVVAVDIFMRYCRLFFADPVEHYRRQPSATIGADTSSTDLGRTSEKGWSAVDQHLKLSPERTRARSGDKSNANAAGLASVTIDKLTADSPGNPVPTDFRLFLSNLPLLLHSESSAVVVAATAALFSLLPSATSAWQAAVHPLLRCMHTSAPDLQEPLLHTIAVLGSAAPSLFIPHVRSFFLRFSDSPTVKQAKLKVLRSLLVSASSQYSSGDGVSSLALLLLTEVRTYIHWPGDQALLSSSFRLLTFLALRFPGVQAASMQTFVQLLDAPSAALAAEAVLALQTLLQRQLEQQRESSARGGQLGHLLLQLVSQFPRVHAPPARASVVWIVGQYQREVGWVAADFLRQLVPKFKAEAEEVKLQILLLALKVWAFHWLNKRGLAGDENDRVFNPDGEDGSGAPPAATRGAQSGNAHDEEGPSRGSVGGQRLEQLRQTSRDVSVTPGSSRGVQTRDGVTDATGPGQQESLLLPMPTKQDSEKAFARLDGMLKYVCEVASFDRSYDVRDMAQLYFTLSQLALSTESTEERQESSEGKIKREDMAGEQISADGTHGFHQPEAVDLSFNDLSGFGGDALKPGTPLRGMQKFASTYMRFLAAAPGVEIQKRTEGQSLDTKTGPAAPGLTCCHVLQNGDGEREADHAVGPDVIEDSHGPAFVLGSLSDHMAERMLGYVSLPPFAEENSSEQLRYVETEERRALVVGPSGGLGRTAGGLSPHKELKSISSDDVVVKRNAAALMGREAVAKAALTPLDLDSFYSDLCGGSGNSSSGVDTASAPAGQQDCGEATGHHTRAEQGDARGKTSLWQMFGNAEELGNDAEVEARDTAIQSGTHTGAVGGVKSATCCEGVAVAGEDDESEDEDREWRAAAVGEKEDICDGSCDNDSSRGDDREEEGDWKFMPAAR; this is encoded by the coding sequence ATGTCCCTATCCCCACTGATGGCGTCGACTGGCCCTCTTTTGGATCGTGCATCTGCAGGGATGCGGGCACTGATCAACATTGTCTCCAAGAGTGAGTGCCAGTATTTTGAAGAGGGACATTTCAACGCGGCGCAAGTGAAAAAAGAGTTGCAAGATGCAAGCGTGGAGTCGAAGGTAACTGCCATGAAGCGTCTTCTTGCCGCTCATGCAGGCGGTGCGGATGTCTCGGCACTGCTTCCGGAGGTTGTGAAGGCCATCGCTGTGCCCGATCTCGAGCTGAAGCGCCTTGTCTATCTTTTCCTGATCCAATATGCTGAAGGAAATCGGGATCTTGCTCTGCTATCCATCAACTCCTTCCAGAAAGACTTGACCGACAGGAATCAGGTTGTTCGCGCTGCTGCGTTGAAAGCACTCGCTTCCATCCGCCTCCTCGAAGTTGTGCAACTTCTTGTCATCTCGTTGAAGCGAGCGGCTGCAGACTGCTCGCCGTTCGTTAGACGTACGGCGGCGCAGTGCGTGGTGAAGGTGTTCGCCCTTGACCAGGACCAGTTTGAGGAGTTAAAAAGCATTGTCCTTACTCTTCTGGCCGATGTGGAAGTGTCCGTCGTTGGTGCTGCCTTGATTGCGTTTCGTGAACTGTGTCTTCGCCATTCCCACCTGCTTCTTCACGAAGGCGAAAGCCATCCAGACGACCGTGAGCAATACTTGGAGTGCACTTATACCCCGACCGGTGAAAACGGGGGGTTGCGGACGGCCACACCTCGCACGCCTCTCCCCGTACCGGGTCTGGAGGCTGCAGATCAGGGGAAAGACGCAAGGGAATTCCGAGGTCAAGCGGCTGCCCTGGCGCTTCTTCACGGGCATTATCGCAGGCTGCAGAAATGTCTTCTCCAGTTGGAGCCGTTTACTCAAGTCGTCGCTGTAGACATCTTCATGCGGTACTGCCGTTTATTCTTCGCTGATCCGGTCGAGCACTATCGGCGGCAGCCTTCTGCGACTATCGGCGCTGACACTTCATCCACCGATTTGGGGAGAACCAGTGAAAAAGGTTGGTCTGCTGTGGACCAGCATTTGAAATTGTCTCCTGAAAGGACGCGCGCGCGCTCCGGCGACAAGAGCAACGCAAACGCTGCCGGTCTCGCCTCTGTGACCATAGATAAGCTTACCGCGGACTCCCCGGGCAATCCTGTACCTACGGATTTTCGGTTATTTCTGTCAAATCTGCCGCTGCTACTCCACTCTGAGAGTTCGGCAGTAGTGGTAGCGGCAACGGCCGcacttttctcgcttctgccttctgccACATCAGCATGGCAAGCTGCTGTTCACCCTCTTTTGAGATGTATGCACACGTCCGCGCCCGATCTGCAAGAACCGCTGCTTCATACTATTGCAGTGTTGGGGTCCGCGGCTCCGTCGCTGTTTATTCCGCATGTgcgctccttcttccttcgcttctcggaTTCCCCAACAGTCAAGCAAGCGAAACTGAAAGTTCTTCGAAGCCTCCTGGTTTCAGCGTCTTCACAGTATTCGTCTGGCGATGGAGTCAGTTCGCtggcgcttcttctgttgaCCGAGGTCCGCACGTACATTCACTGGCCAGGTGACCAAgctctgctttcctcgtctttccgCCTGCTCACATTCTTAGCTCTCCGGTTCCCGGGCGTCCAGGCCGCGAGCATGCAAACTTTCGTTCAGCTCCTCGACGCACCTTCGGCGGCTCTCGCCGCAGAAGCAGTTTTGGCTCTCCAGACGCTCCTTCAGCGCCAGCTTGAGCAGCAGCGCGAAAGCAGCGCTCGTGGCGGCCAGCTGGGCCATCTGCTCTTGCAACTGGTTTCACAGTTTCCGcgggtgcatgcgccacCAGCCCGCGCATCGGTGGTCTGGATCGTGGGCCAGTACCAGCGCGAAGTAGGCTGGGTGGCTGCTGACTTCTTGCGGCAGCTGGTCCCGAAGTTCAAAGCGGAGGCTGAGGAAGTCAAGCTACAGATCTTACTCCTCGCCCTCAAAGTCTGGGCCTTCCACTGGCTCAACAAGAGGGGACTCGCcggagacgagaacgacAGGGTCTTCAACCCTGATGGGGAAGATGGCAGTGGAGCTCCTCCAGCAGCCACACGAGGCGCACAAAGTGGAAATGCACATGATGAGGAAGGGCCGTCTCGAGGCTCCGTGGGAGGTCAAAGGCTGGAACAGCTGCGCCAAACGTCTCGTGATGTCAGCGTGACACCCGGTTCTTCCCGAGGAGTGCAGACACGCGATGGAGTGACGGACGCGACAGGGCCAGGCCAGCAAGAGTCACTGCTTTTGCCAATGCCAACGAAGCAAGATAGTGAGAAAGCCTTTGCGCGGTTGGACGGGATGCTCAAGTATGTCTGTGAGGTGGCAAGCTTCGACAGAAGCTACGATGTTAGAGACATGGCTCAGCTCTATTTCACTTTGTCGCAACTCGCTCTGTCGACGGAGAGCACGGAGGAAAGGCAAGAAAGTTCAGAGGGGAAGATCAAAAGAGAGGACATGGCCGGGGAACAAATCTCAGCCGATGGAACGCATGGCTTTCACCAGCCTGAAGCAGTCGACCTCTCATTCAATGACCTTTCCGGTTTTGGCGGGGACGCTCTGAAACCTGGAACGCCACTGCGGGGCATGCAGAAGTTTGCGAGCACTTACATGCGGTTTCTCGCAGCTGCGCCTGGTGTAGAGATCCAGAAAAGGACAGAAGGACAATCTTTGGATACTAAAACGGGTCCGGCAGCACCTGGCCTTACCTGCTGTCACGTATTGCAAAATGGGGACGGAGAGCGCGAAGCTGACCACGCAGTTGGCCCAGACGTGATCGAGGATAGCCACGGTCCAGCCTTCGTTTTAGGATCTCTTTCGGACCATATGGCTGAGCGCATGCTTGGGTACGTCTCACTGCCACCGTTCGCTGAAGAAAATTCGTCTGAGCAACTGCGGTacgtggagacagaagaacggcgCGCTCTGGTTGTTGGACCCTCTGGTGGCTTAGGCCGCACTGCTGGTGGACTGTCTCCTCACAAGGAGCTCAAATCGATTTCCTCCGACGACGTGGTTGTTAAGAGGAATGCAGCCGCACTGATGGGACGCGAAGCAGTCGCGAAAGCCGCTCTCACTCCTCTCGACCTCGACTCCTTCTACAGCGATCTTTGCGGGGGCTCTGGAAACAGCAGCTCGGGGGTGGACACAGCGTCGGCACCAGCGGGGCAGCAAGACTGTGGAGAAGCAACTGGACACCACACCAGAGCTGAACAGGGGGACGCCCGCGGCAAAACGAGTTTGTGGCAGATGTTTGGGAACGCCGAAGAGCTGGGTAATGACGCGGAAGTCGAAGCACGTGACACTGCGATTCAGTCAGGCACACACACCGGTGCAGTGGGCGGCGTTAAGAGCGCAACATGCTGCGAAGGTGTCGCTGTAGCTGGCGAAGATGAtgaaagcgaagacgaagataGGGAGTGGCGCGCAGCTGCAGtgggcgagaaagaagatatCTGCGACGGGTCCTGTGACAATGACAGTAGTCggggagacgacagagaggaggagggtGACTGGAAATTCATGCCAGCTGCTCGGTGA
- a CDS encoding hypothetical protein (encoded by transcript TGME49_289110) has product MAKMEFLKRKGPRASEAASAQVPLNEIPVEGHHEEEVKMGGKKNRKGNVRRQTRSSVQRSSLECSTRTCRPPSTSSSSSDSSSLSPSSQSLPLLSRNTRRYSFFSGSFRRRRLQQLTAGLLSQRLARGSGRNGGKSAASVETPGPRARCPSSARQGSGAFSAMVRGAMPFLRVQRSECEMPANTGAEQASKPPKEPNAALSTSSRDAEAKVKDAGRGEENEVAKKACAKGRKPPAERREAEATRREGESAGDQPAKKSEDLAAVGERRDEAAQHEGKKEKRRNRRDVIQCHLRHVELLKQRQSEAKDLESCEKPGVSLRPLHMPAADSTPRCESAGAEREGKNGDNGDSVHTEGLDLEEEVDATPDKERNGEKNAGLTLPHTARHCRAPEPAAYTARIGDLETLLSRQGASHSRLALRCLDTASVYRVFEKGEGEAQTSSRGAHTRAEATVKSPAAIGEERHKLFSRYRAELRRFWVAREQDVFRFLRQCCTVQGLDRLAQSSSSSPSSPSCCASAVSPGVSACDGAAFNATHSPAERVFLSEAPGRSSDADETGRGRAPVEGQCQWSGSPELGGDGTSERATVDVCGDGGDASLEEDAQVEAVTAEREDDGRCLRKPGTGGAPQPAPAASLTNRRRIAFYRDLIQTNLHVAAQAADVSETATCAAALLRQVPVRMRSWRREVHMHASGCDPDRAGHTPSRLGSDGCAQKRYERQGEAAGTATSEDTTAGRRGDTKKARHGKNVEGAFEGPSSRLKLPRGRGSVAESGRAGESLGDGEGLRWKEENEQEDEKDLSADESRRRLALLEAACCRLFLVCVRGATKPLVSSHPSFSGSPASGTNTAILECLSVVLQLLEHFGDPGDAPNVQAKNGGTSRMRNQQVVRLSRVGEPKSWCAWLLRYSAEGKEKNDGDWRNLRERPRLLFFVVKVVKEICRELRLGNWARVFKVYVHLKNLAVAWLVRGNGPRSGSDCMRVSSACKLCVATNAGKENRDEETVEHQGNTRYWSAVPAEVCSGAIAELLLTTFFLLEVFVSDLRVAAAEVVFKVASRQSGLEEKELRLKELLRHFPVGPAGAAMAVETSRHANAYPEKDHGKARNGARIQRNGITSHFSSSFFSPLDEFASALPPSLQRLLQSDNWRKDAEADIEAAVRAALEEGFAEPSSETKTPRKASHAGALLRQLKSLEDLDLRTISKKKSNQRA; this is encoded by the coding sequence ATGGCGAAAATGGAATTCTTGAAGAGAAAGGGGCCTCGCGCGTCAGAAGCGGCCTCGGCTCAAGTACCCTTGAATGAGATCCCGGTGGAGGGTCACCATGAAGAAGAGGTGAAGATGGGAGGCAAGAAGAATCGCAAGGGAAATGTTCGAAGGCAGACGCGGTCTTCTGTCCAGCGATCTTCTCTGGAATGCTCGACGAGGACCTGTCGTCCTCCTTCgacctcctcgtcttcaagtgattcctcttctctgtcgccttcttcgcagtcTCTGCCCCTCCTCTCAAGAAACACGCGCAGATattcgttcttctccgggTCCTTCAGGCGGCGACGTCTGCAGCAGCTAACTGCgggtctcctctctcagcgCCTAGCTCGAGGAAGCGGGCGCAACGGAGGCAAATCCGCCGCCTCTGTAGAGACACCTGGGCCTCGCGCAAGATGCCCTTCCTCAGCTCGACAGGGATCCGGAGCTTTTTCAGCCATGGTCCGGGGTGCGATGCCTTTCCTTCGCGTGCAGAGGTCGGAATGCGAAATGCCCGCCAACACTGGCGCGGAACAAGCGTCGAAGCCTCCCAAGGAACCGAATGCAGCGTTGAGTACATCGTCGAGGGATGCAGAAGCCAAGGTGAAAGATGCTGGtagaggagaggagaacgaagtaGCGAAAAAGGCATGtgcgaaagggagaaagccGCCTGccgagcgaagagaagcggaagcaaCCAGACGGGAAGGAGAATCGGCTGGAGACCagcctgcgaagaagagtgaagaCCTTGCTGCGGTtggagagcggagagacgaagcagctcaacacgaagggaagaaagagaaacgaagaaacagaagggaCGTTATCCAGTGTCACTTGCGCCACGTCGAACTCCTGAAGCAGAGGCAAAGCGAAGCAAAAGACCTCGAGAGCTGTGAGAAGcctggcgtctctcttcggccCTTGCATATGCCCGCCGCGGACTCAACGCCTCGCTGCGAGTCGGCAGGtgcagaacgagaaggcaAGAACGGCGACAACGGCGACAGCGTACACACTGAAGGCCTCGACCTTGAAGAAGAGGTTGACGCCACCCCCGACAAGGAACGcaatggagagaagaatgcaGGCCTCACGCTGCCCCACACTGCTCGTCACTGTCGTGCCCCGGAGCCTGCAGCTTACACAGCTCGCATCGGTGACCTGGAGACCCTGCTGAGTCGGCAAGGCGCCTCGCACTCCCGGCTCGCTCTccggtgtctagacaccgcAAGCGTTTACCGTGTTTTTGAGAAGGGCGAAGGGGAGGCGCAGACCTCCAGCAGGGGGGCGCATACGAGAGCAGAAGCCACTGTGAAGAGCCCAGCAGCAattggagaggagaggcacaAGCTCTTCAGTAGATACCGTGCAGAACTGCGGCGGTTCTGGGTCGCGCGGGAACAAGacgtctttcgttttctgcgacAATGCTGCACCGTTCAGGGACTCGATCGGCTCGCgcagtcttcttcgtcttccccctcGTCGCCCTCCTGCTGTGCGTCAGCAGTCTCTCCCGGTGTGTCTGCCTGCGACGGGGCTGCGTTCAATGCGACGCATTCGCCAGCGGAGCGCGTATTTTTGTCAGAGGCTCCGGGGCGCTCCTCAGACGCAGATGAGACGGGAAGAGGCCGTGCACCGGTCGAAGGCCAGTGCCAGTGGAGTGGATCTCCAGAATTAGGCGGCGACGGGACgtcagagagagcgacagtgGATGTCTGCGGagatggaggagacgcgagtctTGAGGAAGACGCACAAGTCGAGGCGGTGACCGCCGAGAGGGAAGATGATGGCAGGTGTCTCCGGAAACCGGGGACGGGAGGAGCGCCTCAGCCTGCTCCAGCCGCCAGTCTGACAAACAGACGAAGGATCGCCTTCTATCGAGACCTTATCCAGACCAACTTGCATGTCGCCGCCCAGGCCGCCGACGTGAGCGAGACAGCTACTTGTGCAGCTGCTCTGTTACGCCAGGTGCCTGTGCGCATGCGTtcgtggagacgcgaagtccacatgcatgcaagtggTTGCGACCCGGACAGAGCGGGGCACACACCGAGCAGGTTGGGAAGTGACGGCTGTGCCCAGAAGAGGTACGAGCGGCAGGGAGAAGCTGCTGGCACCGCCACAAGTGAAGACACCACAGCTGGCCGACGGGGAGAcacgaaaaaggcgagacaTGGGAAGAACGTAGAGGGTGCGTTCGAGGGACCTAGCAGTCGTTTGAAACTTCCAAGAGGACGGGGGTCCGTGGCCGAAAGTGGACGTGCAGGGGAGTCACTGGGTGACGGTGAAGGGCTTcggtggaaagaagagaacgagcaggaagacgagaaggatCTGAGCGCGGATGAAAGCAGACGGCGGCTTGCGCTTCTCGAGGCGGCTTGTTGCcgtctgtttcttgtctgtGTGAGGGGTGCTACAAAGCCCCTCGTCTCTTCACATCCGAGTTTCAGTGGGTCTCCCGCGAGTGGAACCAACACCGCAATCCTCGAGTGTCTGAGTGTCGTGCTACAGCTTTTAGAGCACTTTGGGGACCCTGGGGACGCGCCGAACGTCCAGGCGAAGAATGGCGGAACCTCTCGGATGCGTAATCAACAGGTTGTGAGACTTTCCCGAGTTGGTGAACCGAAATCCTGGTGTGCCTGGCTTCTCCGTTACTCGgcagagggaaaagaaaaaaacgatgGAGACTGGCGAAATCTGAGAGAGCGCCCacgtctgctcttcttcgtcgtaAAGGTAGTGAAGGAAATCTGTCGAGAGCTCCGCCTTGGCAACTGGGCTCGTGTCTTCaaggtgtacgtacacctgaagAACCTCGCGGTTGCGTGGTTGGTCCGCGGGAACGGACCGCGATCCGGGTCCGACTGCATGAGGGTTTCGTCGGCCTGCAAATTGTGTGTAGCCACAAACGCAGGAAAAGAGAAtagagacgaggagacagttgaaCACCAAGGAAATACGCGTTACTGGTCAGCCGTGCCCGCCGAGGTCTGCTCAGGGGCCATCGCTGAATTGCTTCTAACTACATTTTTCCTACTCGAAGTGTTTGTCAGTGATCTTCGCGTAGCAGCAGCAGAGGTCGTCTTTAAGGTGGCATCGCGCCAAAGCGGCCTagaggaaaaggaactcCGGCTGAAAGAGCTGCTGAGACACTTCCCGGTGGGCCCTGCAGGGGCTGCGATGGCTGTAGAAACCTCCAGGCACGCAAACGCCTATCCTGAGAAGGACCACgggaaagcgaggaacgGCGCACGCATTCAGCGAAACGGCATCACCTCGCATTTCTCCtcatcttttttctcgcctctcgatGAGTTTGCTTCCGCCCTGCCCCCGTCTCTGCAGCGCCTTCTGCAAAGCGACAATTGGCGTAAAGATGCGGAGGCGGACATTGAAGCAGCTGTGCGTGCGGCGCTTGAAGAAGGCTTCGCCGAACCTTCTTCGGAAACAAAAACACCCCGGAAGGCAAGCCATGCGGGTGCCCTTCTGCGACAGCTGAAGTCGCTCGAAGACCTGGATCTCCGGACTATCtcaaagaagaaatcgaATCAGCGTGCATaa